In a genomic window of Xenopus laevis strain J_2021 chromosome 5S, Xenopus_laevis_v10.1, whole genome shotgun sequence:
- the LOC108717704 gene encoding H2.0-like homeobox protein isoform X2, with amino-acid sequence MFSTGLTQFYASPHLNLWPSSYCGAASGAVGFSALDKKPSFCIADILHSGDPESPPCSSALTAASVGILHPTQYQSASPLRPTPVTPDSSFHHRLSPLTAYQPHRAVSLCSNHSSRARMHGSSQPAPSSKDLKFGIDRILSAEFDPKVKEGNTLRGPYAVLTKDTMPQTYKRKRSWSRAVFSNLQRKGLEKRFEVQKYVTKPDRKQLAAMLGLTDAQVKVWFQNRRMKWRHSKEAQAQKDKEKEEAEKPEAPCSEEINMDRISSPYRSEGESESSDCESLDMMPSDNERTETPSEPQPTSVIKSSPQHCAPLTEAPTPQSPPLQ; translated from the exons ATGTTCTCCACTGGACTGACCCAGTTCTACGCCTCTCCCCACCTCAACCTGTGGCCCTCCTCGTACTGCGGAGCCGCGAGTGGGGCTGTGGGATTCTCAGCGCTGGACAAGAAACCCTCCTTCTGTATCGCTGATATTTTACACTCCGGCGACCCCGAGAGCCCTCCCTGCTCCTCAGCCCTGACTGCGGCTTCAGTGGGGATCCTCCACCCGACCCAATACCAGTCTGCCTCCCCGCTCCGACCCACCCCGGTCACCCccgactccagcttccaccaccGCTTGTCCCCTCTGACAGCCTACCAACCGCACCGGGCGGTGAGTCTCTGTAGCAACCACTCCAGCAGAGCGAGAATGCACGGGAGCAGCCAGCCTGCGCCTTCCAGCAAAGACCTCAAGTTCGGCATCGACAGGATCTTATCTGCTGAGTTTGACCCCAAAGTGAAAGAAGGGAACACGCTGAGAG GACCTTACGCGGTGCTGACCAAGGACACGATGCCTCAGACCTATAAAAGAAAACGCTCCTGGTCGCGGGCGGTTTTTTCTAACCTGCAGAGAAAGGGCCTGGAGAAGCGATTCGAGGTGCAGAAATACGTTACAAAGCCCGACAGAAAGCAGCTGGCAGCCATGCTGGGCCTCACTGATGCACAG GTGAAAGTCTGGTTTCAGAACAGGCGCATGAAGTGGAGACACTCTAAGGAGGCCCAAGCACAGAAGGACAAGGAAAAGGAGGAGGCAGAGAAGCCTGAGGCCCCCTGCTCAGAGGAAATAAATATGGACAGAATCAGCAGCCCCTACAGATCAGAAGGGGAGAGCGAGAGCAGTGACTGTGAGTCCCTGGACATGATGCCCAGTGATAATGAAAGGACTGAAACCCCCAGCGAACCACAGCCCACCAGTGTCATCAAGTCCTCCCCACAGCACTGTGCCCCACTCACAGAAGCACCCACTCCACAGAGCCCCCCATTACAATAA
- the LOC108717704 gene encoding H2.0-like homeobox protein isoform X1 gives MFSTGLTQFYASPHLNLWPSSYCGAASGAVGFSALDKKPSFCIADILHSGDPESPPCSSALTAASVGILHPTQYQSASPLRPTPVTPDSSFHHRLSPLTAYQPHRAVSLCSNHSSRARMHGSSQPAPSSKDLKFGIDRILSAEFDPKVKEGNTLRDLTSLISTGQQSGLPGHHIQSPAGHFFAPLEPLGEASSLLGQLRSSAQQQQFQDTFPGPYAVLTKDTMPQTYKRKRSWSRAVFSNLQRKGLEKRFEVQKYVTKPDRKQLAAMLGLTDAQVKVWFQNRRMKWRHSKEAQAQKDKEKEEAEKPEAPCSEEINMDRISSPYRSEGESESSDCESLDMMPSDNERTETPSEPQPTSVIKSSPQHCAPLTEAPTPQSPPLQ, from the exons ATGTTCTCCACTGGACTGACCCAGTTCTACGCCTCTCCCCACCTCAACCTGTGGCCCTCCTCGTACTGCGGAGCCGCGAGTGGGGCTGTGGGATTCTCAGCGCTGGACAAGAAACCCTCCTTCTGTATCGCTGATATTTTACACTCCGGCGACCCCGAGAGCCCTCCCTGCTCCTCAGCCCTGACTGCGGCTTCAGTGGGGATCCTCCACCCGACCCAATACCAGTCTGCCTCCCCGCTCCGACCCACCCCGGTCACCCccgactccagcttccaccaccGCTTGTCCCCTCTGACAGCCTACCAACCGCACCGGGCGGTGAGTCTCTGTAGCAACCACTCCAGCAGAGCGAGAATGCACGGGAGCAGCCAGCCTGCGCCTTCCAGCAAAGACCTCAAGTTCGGCATCGACAGGATCTTATCTGCTGAGTTTGACCCCAAAGTGAAAGAAGGGAACACGCTGAGAG ATCTAACCTCGTTAATCAGTACGGGCCAACAGTCAGGGCTCCCGGGCCACCATATACAGTCGCCAGCTGGCCACTTCTTCGCGCCCCTAGAGCCCCTGGGCGAAGCCTCGTCCCTCCTGGGCCAGTTAAGGAGCTCAGCgcagcagcagcagtttcagGACACTTTTCCAG GACCTTACGCGGTGCTGACCAAGGACACGATGCCTCAGACCTATAAAAGAAAACGCTCCTGGTCGCGGGCGGTTTTTTCTAACCTGCAGAGAAAGGGCCTGGAGAAGCGATTCGAGGTGCAGAAATACGTTACAAAGCCCGACAGAAAGCAGCTGGCAGCCATGCTGGGCCTCACTGATGCACAG GTGAAAGTCTGGTTTCAGAACAGGCGCATGAAGTGGAGACACTCTAAGGAGGCCCAAGCACAGAAGGACAAGGAAAAGGAGGAGGCAGAGAAGCCTGAGGCCCCCTGCTCAGAGGAAATAAATATGGACAGAATCAGCAGCCCCTACAGATCAGAAGGGGAGAGCGAGAGCAGTGACTGTGAGTCCCTGGACATGATGCCCAGTGATAATGAAAGGACTGAAACCCCCAGCGAACCACAGCCCACCAGTGTCATCAAGTCCTCCCCACAGCACTGTGCCCCACTCACAGAAGCACCCACTCCACAGAGCCCCCCATTACAATAA